Proteins from a genomic interval of Neodiprion lecontei isolate iyNeoLeco1 chromosome 2, iyNeoLeco1.1, whole genome shotgun sequence:
- the LOC124293034 gene encoding uncharacterized protein LOC124293034, with translation MEEPQQVPGALEDLMLYDQCEWQVWGEEEEEEEEQVEEYEFEYEDEDAEVAKDIEDTSPQDSVSDFGTDQGSKKSQQTSSVETIITQEDEIQNASLHSNSSSRSSSSLMSSGISDSDIKLLRLFNVFPIPDDPGNVQAFWILYDPVPTYTNDGIQRFADMMKSLNLRPIACMYDLLRSEVVNLRYYGLDPRAVKAICQSVYNNTSVQSLHLKDNWLTREACGHLNNLLLETEILSHVNLSGCRIGCEGIKCMLRGLTENWSLLELDLSNCQLKDEGFNLLAPVIEINQLLHTLNLSDNQLGTECAHTLQAMLAHNTHLLHLDLSWNGLFTKEVSNGLFKGLVENQTLLSLNLSWNALGKEAVASLGTFLQQNQTLVSLDMSGNRFDEQAGVTVAKSLAKNVGLQEVYLGDNPLKSAGGLALIHALIPEQSPKTQLRHVDLKNIWVNKTVLPDLENIRTNRSWLRIKLGGIFSNHKLVGPDEKKIFFKRAIFEGMKPKKKKQRKDFGHFILSLEDKLNSRDNFKELVKAFKIKLSETLIHALMTAFPGANRKVDQAAMKALYLQQYPDTTAPPPPVPKKKKGKQEKLGRKKQEEQVDDVPQESKSTSKKAKVKSAKTVKLFVSNSGTEGETDEFEDEEEYGDR, from the exons ATGGAAGAACCTCAGCAG gtTCCCGGTGCATTGGAAGACCTGATGCTGTATGATCAATGCGAATGGCAAGTATGgggagaggaagaagaagaagaagaagagcagGTAGAAGAGTACGAATTTGAATACGAAGATGAGGATGCAGAGGTGGCTAAGGATATCGAGGACACGTCCCCGCAGGATAGTGTTTCCGATTTTGGTACCGACCAA GGTTCGAAGAAAAGTCAACAGACGAGCTCGGTCGAGACGATTATCACCCAGGAAGATGAAATTCAGAATGCGAGTTTACACTCCAATTCCTCCTCGAGATCATCCTCCAGTCTGATGAGCAGCGGCATAAGCGACTCTGATATCAAGCTACTGAGACTTTTCAACGTCTTTCCAATTCCCGATGATCCCGGTAACGTTCAAGCCTTTTGGATCCTCTATGATCCCGTTCCGACCTACACGAATGACGGTATTCAAAGGTTCGCCGACATGATGAAGTcattgaatctgagacccatCGCGTGTATGTATGATCTACTTAGGTCTGAGGTAGTGAATCTCCGATATTACGGACTGGATCCGAGAGCTGTAAAAGCCATCTGCCAGTCAGTGTACAATAACACATCCGTTCAATCTTTACACCTGAAG GACAATTGGTTGACGCGAGAAGCTTGCGGTCACTTGAACAACCTGTTACTCGAAACTGAGATACTAAGTCACGTGAACTTGAGTGGCTGTAGAATTGGATGCGAAGGCATAAAGTGCATGTTACGGGGCCTAACGGAGAACTGGTCACTCTTGGAACTGGACTTAAGTAACTGCCAATTGAAAGATGAGGGTTTCAATTTGTTGGCACCAGTCATTGAGATCAACCAGCTTCTGCATACGCTGAATCTGTCGGACAACCAGCTGGGAACGGAATGCGCACATACATTGCAAGCAATGCTGGCTCACAATACTCATCTTTTGCACTTGGATCTCTCGTGGAATGGTCTCTTCACAAAGGAAGTGTCAAACGGACTCTTCAAAGGACTTGTCGAGAATCAGACGCTCCTTTCTCTTAATCTATCCTGGAATGCGCTCGGCAAAGAAGCCGTGGCATCTCTGGGTACCTTTTTGCAACAGAATCAGACTTTGGTGTCTTTGGATATGAGTG GAAATCGATTTGACGAGCAGGCTGGAGTTACGGTTGCAAAATCACTGGCGAAAAATGTTGGCCTTCAAGAGGTTTACTTAGGGGATAATCCCCTGAAATCAGCCGGAGGATTAGCTCTCATTCACGCTCTAATTCCGGAGCAATCTCCAAAGACTCAGCTACGCCACGTTGACTTGAAGAACATCTGGGTCAACAAAACCGTTTTGCCAGACTTGGAGAACATTCGAACCAATCGGTCCTGGCTTCGGATAAAATTGGGTGGAATATTTAGTAATCACAAGCTTGTCGGGCCCgacgagaagaaaattttctttaaacgtGCAATATTCGAGGGAATGAaaccgaagaagaagaaacagcGGAAGGATTTTGGACACTTTATTTTATCGCTGGAAGACAAACTTAACAGCAGAG ACAATTTCAAAGAATTGGTCAAAGcctttaaaataaaattatccgAAACCCTAATCCATGCGCTCATGACTGCGTTTCCTGGAGCAAACAGAAAAGTAGATCAGGCAGCGATGAAGGCCCTTTACCTTCAGCAGTATCCCGATACAACCGCGCCTCCACCCCCGGTGcctaaaaaaaagaaggggaAGCAGGAAAAGCTAGGTAGAAAAAAACAGGAAGAACAAGTCGACGACGTACCTCAGGAGAGTAAAAGTACATCTAAAAAGGCTAAGGTAAAGTCGGCAAAGACGGTGAAATTATTCGTCTCGAATTCTGGCACGGAAGGAGAGACCGATGAGtttgaagatgaagaagaataCGGAGACAGATAG